The genomic DNA ATCCGGGATGAATCCAGCGGACTGCGGACCGCACTCAGCATGGATGATTTCACCCTCTGGAAGATCCCTGCCTAGGGTCCTTCCGGTCCCCTGCGTGCCCGGATGCGTCAGTCGATGAGGCTTCCGGCACTTATGTTCAAAGTTGCAGCTGTCATGCTGGCAGCCCGGTCGGAAGCGGCAAACGCCGCTGCATAGCCGACCTCGTCCAAGGTGGCGGCGCGGCCCAGCATGGTGGCGGTGGTGATGGCGTCGGCGATTTCGCCGGCGCCTTCCATGTTTTCCGGCAGGCTTTCCGGAATGCCGCCGGAGCGCAGTGTCACCACCCTGATACCGAACGGACCCAGCTCACTGGAGAGCTGGCGGCGCATGGACTCCATGGCTTCGAACGCCGTCTGGAGTCCGCCCAGGTACATCCCGGGCACCGGGTTCCCGGAGCCGCCGAACACCAGGATCACCCCCGAACGCTGGCGCATCATGTGCCGGGCCGCTGCCTGGGCGGTCAGGAACAGGGTTTGCACGGCGGTAGAGACCGGACGCAGATAATCCGCCAGGGCCATCTCCGCCATGGGGGTGCCCTGCACATCCCCGTGCTGGATAACGTTCACGGAGATGTCCAGGCTGCCCGCCGCGGCGGCCACATCATCGGCATGCCGGTTGACGGCGCTCTCATTGGTGGCGTCCAGCAATGCCGTCTGAACCTCTCCCCCGGCCCGGCGGATGCGCTCCGCAACTGCCTCGAGCGGTTCCGCCGTGCGGCCGGCAAGGAACACCCGGGCACCTTCCCGGGCAAAGGCCTGCGCTATGGCACCGCCAATGGCCCCGCCTCCGCCGTAAATGACCGCGTTCCTGCCGATGAGCATGGGCTCCATGGGGACCTCCCGGGGTTGGCCTGCGACAGCCATCATGAACCGGGCAGTGGAGGAAACACAATGTCCGCTTCAAAAGCTCCCTCACCTAGCATGGACACCATGGCCGTGGAGTGATCCGTGGCACATCTGATGGAACGGAGCTGCTTTTATGTCCTTTTCCCGTACTGTCCCGGGGCCGGTGGCCCCTGCCGTCCTGCTGTGCGACCGCCACCCGGCGGACGCGGTGGCCTTTACCGTTATTGATCCGGATCTCACGTCCGTGGACCTGACCTACGGCGAACTGCGGGAAGGCTCCGAACGGGCCGCTGCCGCCTTCGCCCGGCTCGGGGTACGCCGGGGAGACCGGGTGGCCACCCTGATGGGCAAGAGTGCCGAGTTGGTAACCGCCCTGCTGGGCCTGTGGCGCCTGGGCGCCGTCCACGTGCCGCTGTTTACCGCCTTTGCCACCCCCGCCATTCAGGTCCGGCTGGCGGCCAGCGGCGCCGCGGTAGTACTGGCCGACGCCGGGCAGCTGGACAAGGTGACGCCCCTGGTACAGGACCTGGGGCTGACGGTGCTGACCGCGGGTGGCGACGGCGGTAATGCCGCCGGTCGGGGAACTACCGGCCCGGTGGAGGCACGGGACTGGGACGAGCTGCTGCTCGCCGAGCAGCCGGGACTGGCACCCGCCGTGCTTGACCCGGCTGAGCTGCTGGTGGAAATCTTCACCTCCGGCACCACGGGGGACCCCAAGGGCGTGCCCGTACCGCTCAAGGCGCTGGACGCCTTTTCCGCCTATTTCCACTACGGACTGGACGTGCGGGAGGATGACGTGTTCTGGAACGCCG from Arthrobacter zhangbolii includes the following:
- a CDS encoding SDR family NAD(P)-dependent oxidoreductase yields the protein MEPMLIGRNAVIYGGGGAIGGAIAQAFAREGARVFLAGRTAEPLEAVAERIRRAGGEVQTALLDATNESAVNRHADDVAAAAGSLDISVNVIQHGDVQGTPMAEMALADYLRPVSTAVQTLFLTAQAAARHMMRQRSGVILVFGGSGNPVPGMYLGGLQTAFEAMESMRRQLSSELGPFGIRVVTLRSGGIPESLPENMEGAGEIADAITTATMLGRAATLDEVGYAAAFAASDRAASMTAATLNISAGSLID